The sequence AGCGTCACGAAGCGCATCCGCTCCGTCTCCGGGTCCGAATGATTCCACGGCATTTCTCCCCCTGGGGCTCGGGTACACTTCGTTCTGCCGTGTCAATCATCCTCCCGGTCTGATCTGTCAACAATCTACCCGGTCCGGACCGTCCCGGCCCTCCGGGCGCGCATCCCTCACGCAAGTGCTTCTCCCGACGCGCCAATGCCGCGGCGGCAGTCCGCGCAGCGGACTTCGTGCAGTTGTTGCCGTGAATTTATTCGCCCGGCCAGCTCGATCTCCGCCCGGGCGCGCTCAGAACAACGACATCTGCGCGGGGAGGCGGAGCGACTTCAGGCGGGTGACGTCGATCGTTTCCAGCGGGCGGTCCTGCGGGGCCACGGCGAGCGAGCCGGTGAAGCGGAGCCGCTCCAGCGCCTCGCCGACCACGTCGTGCGCGAGGGCGGGATCGTTCGCGGCCTCGCTGAGGTGGGCCAGGACGACGGCGCAGAGCTCGTCGTGGAAGAGTTCGCGCACCAGCTCGGCCGCGGCGCGGTTGGAGAGGTGGCCGTGGCTCCCGCCGATGCGCGACTTCACCGACCACGGATAGTGGCACTGGCGCAGCATCAGCTCGTCGTGGTTGCTCTCCAGGATCAGCACGTGGCAGGCGGTCAGCGCGTGCCGCACCGTGGCCGTCGCGCGCCCCAGGTCCGTGGCGATCCCCAGCTTCTCCCCCGTCTCGATCTCCGTCACCGTCACGGCGACGGGGTCGACGGCGTCGTGCACGGTCAGGAACGGCGTCACCATCAGCCCGCCGATCTCCACCGGCGCGGCGCTGGTGTAGGGGCGCACGTCTTCGCTGCCGTCGAGCAGCTCGCGGCAGACGTTGCGCGTGAGGTCGGTCAGGTGCAGGGGAACGCCCCAGCGGCGCGCCGCCACGCCCATCCCGCGCGTGTGGTCGCCGTGGTCGTGCGTGATGAGCAGCGCCGTCAGCGTCGACGGGTCCACGCCCGCCGCGTCCAGCCGGCGCTCCAGGTCGCGGCCGCTGAAGCCGGCATCCACCAGCAGCCGCACGCCATCCGCCTCCACGAGGATGGCGTTGCCGCGGCTGCCGCTGCCCAGGACCGTAACCCGCACGTGTGGTTCGCTTTCGGTTGAAACTGCTGGAAGAGAATAGTCCTAAGTCCTGGGTCCTAAGTCCTGAGTCCTAAGTCCTAAGCTAACAGCTAGCGGGCGAGAAGCCGATATCTCGATTGGTATCAGCCACTTAGGACTCAGGACTTGGGACTCAGGACTTTTCTTCCCCGCCGCGTGAGCGCTGCCACGCACGCTCCAGTTGCGCGCGGGCACCCGCGGTCAGCGTCACCTTTCGACGCGCCATCGCGCGCTCGGCGACCTCGAGGAACTTGTCCACCCGGTACGCCGTCAGGTCCTCTCCGGTTCCCCAGCTGAAGGGCGGCACGTACTTGGGCGGCATCGCGGCGCCGAACAGGTTGCTCCCCGCGCCGACCACCGTGCCCGTGTTCAGCAGCAGCCCGATCCCCGTCTTCACGTGGTCGCCCAGGAACGAGCCGACCTTGATCTCCCCCGTGTCGACCTCTCCCTCGGGCGTCCAGAGACGGATGGTGGAGTAGTTGTTCTTGAGGTCGCTGTTGGTGGTCTCCGCGCCCAGGTTCACCCAGGCGCCCAGGTAGGCATGGCCGATGTGCCCGTCGTGCGCCTTGTTCACGTACGCGACGGCCACGCTCTCCGCGAACTCGCCGCGGATGCGGCAGACGGGGCCGATGCTGGCCTGCTCCACGCTCCCGCCCAGGATGATCGATCCCCGGCCGAGGTAGACGGGGCCCGCCACGCGCGAGAACGCCCGCACGTGCGAGCGGTCGTCCAGCCACACCGGCCCGTCGGAGGTGTCGAAGACCACGCCCGGCTCGATCACCACGCCGTCCCCCACGATCAGGGGATGCGGGCCGAGGAGGTGGACGCCCGCCGGAAGCTGCGGCGTAGCGGCGCCGGGGAAGAGACCCGCGACGTCCTCGGCGATCTGCGCGGGGGTGAGCGACATCAGCTCCCACACGCGGCCGAGCGTCTTCCCCGCGAGGACGACGGCGCCCGTGCGGTCGACGATGGCGCCGGGGCGGCGGAAGAACTCCGCGTCCGGACCCGGCGTTCCCTCCGGCGCGAACCAGCCGACGACCTCGTCGCCCACCAGCAGCGCGCCGGCGCCGCCGCGGCGCTGCATCCACGCCTCGCCGCTCCCCCACGCGGGGACGGCGCGGGCGGAGATGAAGAGCCGGTCGCCCTCCGCCGGCGCGTCGCCGTAGCCCAGGACGAGCGGCGCGCCGGCCTCCTCGAAGCCGCGCAGGTGATCGGGGGCGAGATGGACGATGCATCGAGCGCCGAACACGCGCTCGGCGCGCTCGCGCAGCGTCATCGCCCCGAACACCAGCTCGCCGCCGGGTCGGGTGAGCGCGAACGGCTCCCAGAGCGCGGAGACCTCGTCGTCGAACAGGATCAGCGACAGCGGCATGCGGAGGGAAAGTGCGAGAGTGCGAAAGTGCGAGGGTGCGAAAGTGCGTTCGGCTCACGCCGAAGGTGCGGCCTCAGCGCGGAAGCGGACGCACTCTCGCACTTTCGCACTTCGAGATCAGAGATTCCGCAGCTGCTCGGGAAGCTCGGCCAGCAGCGCTTTCAGATCCGGCGAGCGGTCGCGGTGCGCCACGAAGGTGATCCCGTGCGTGCGCACGATCACCAGGTCCTCCACGCCGAACGCAACCACCGGGCCGTCCTCGGCATAGATCGTCGTCCCCGCCGCGTCCACCGCGTACGCCTCGCCCACCAGGCAGTTGCCGGGCGATTCGATCCCCCGCGTGCGCGCGACGGCGTCCCACGCGCCCACGTCGTCCCACGCGAAGGTGGCGCGCACGACGCCCACGCGGTCGGACCGCTCCAGCACCGCGTTGTCCACGGAGATGGTGGGCGCGCGCGCGAAGAACTCTTCCATCCCCCCCTCGCGCACGATGGGGACGAGCTCGGCCAGCTCGGGAGAGACGCGCTCGATCTCGTCCAGCAGGTCCGAGGCGCGCCACACGAACAGTCCCGTGTTCCACAGGTACTCGCCCGACGCGACGTAGCCCTCCGCCGTGGCGCGGTCGGGCTTCTCCACGAAGCGCGCGACCTCGTATCCCGGCTCGCCCCGCGGCGCGTCGGCCGGCGCGGGAAGCTCGGCGCCCAGGCGCACGTAGCCGTATCCCGTCTCCGGGCGCGTGGGCACGGCGCCGATGGTGAACAGGCGGCGGTGCCCGGCGGCCAGCTCGGCCGCGCGGGCGATCAGCGCGCGGAAGGCCTCGGGGGGGTGGATCACGTGGTCGCTGTGCAGCGACACCATCACCGCGTCGGGGTCGCGCCGCTCGATCTCGGCCGCCGCCCAGGCCAGCACCGGCGCCGTCCCCCGCGCGGCGGGTTCCAGCAGCAGGTTCCCCGGCCCCAGCTCGGGGAGGGTGGCCAGGATGGGGTCGGCCAGGTGCGCGCCGGTGAGGATCCGCAGCCGCTCCTGCGGGACCAGGGGGACGATGCGGTCCACCGTGTCGCGGATCAGCGGGCGCTCCGACGCCAGCGGCAGCAGCTGCTTGGGGCGCGCCGGCGTGCTGACGGGCCAGAAGCGCGAGCCCACCCCGCCCGCCAGGATCACCGTCCAGAGGTGGGGAACCGGCGGCGGGGTGGCGGGTGTACTCGTGGTCTGCAACGGAATCGGCCTGCGGGAGGGAAGCTACTCGTCGCCCGGCGCCGCCGGCGCGCCGAACAGCTCGTCGACGCGCGCCAGCAGCTTCTTGGGGCTGAACGGCTTGGTGAAGAAGTCGGTGGCGCCCAGCTCCAGCGCCTGCCGGCGGTCGGCGTCCTGCCCCTTGGCGGTCAGGATGATGACGGGGGTCTCGCGCCGGTGCGGCATGGCGCGCGCCTGCTCCAGCACCTCGAGGCCGGTGGCGCGCGGCATCATGATGTCGAGCAGCACCACGTCGATGGGCTCGTCGCCGCGCAGGTGCTCCAGCGCCTCCTCGCCGTCGGACACCAGCACCACCTGGTAGGGGCCCTGCTCCAGCTTCAGGCGGATGATGTGGCCGATGTGCGGCTCGTCGTCGGCCACCAGCACGCGGCGGACCTGCGGCTCGGAGGCGGAGGCGTCGGTCATCGGACAGGTCGCGGGGAGATCAGACCAGCGCCGCGAGCGACTGGCGGCCCTCGCCCAGCTCGCGGAGCAGCGGCGCGAAGCCCACGCCGCCGCGCAGCAGCACCGCCAGCAGCACCTCGTCGGAGAGCGCCTGCACCACGGCCACGCCCTCGTCCAGCCGCACGACCACGGTGGAGGCGGGGCCCAGCCCCGAGGCCTGGCCCAGCGACTCGGCCGACATGGCGATGCCGGGAACCATGGCGGAGACGGTGTCGGCGTCGAGCGGCCGGTGCCCCGCGTGCTGGATGAGCAGCCCGTCGCGGCCCAGCACCAGCACGTGCTCCACGCCGTCGTGGCTGCGAATGCGGTCCAGCGCCTGGTCGAGCTCGGACATTCGGGGTCTCCGGCGTGCGGGTCGGGGCGGGTGCAAAGCCGCAGCAACGTACCCGCCGCGCGGGCGGCGTGTCAACCCTGAAAAGCCTGTCGCCGCTTGACGCAACCGCGTTGGGGCGGATAAGGTTAACCCCGCGTCCGGCGTGCCGGGCGCTTCCCTTTTGGACACCGGCGAAAGAGACTTTCCCTTGCGTGCAGTCCATACCGCGCTGGCCACGGCCGCCGCGCTCCTGGCGGCTTCGGCGCTCACGGCGTGCGGCGATCCCTTCGGCGGCCAGGAGCCGCTCCTGCGCACCGATTCCATCACCCTGGCGTCGGTGACCGGGCCCAGCCCGCTGGCCACGGCCATCGACATCGCCACCAACAACGCGCCGGCGCAGCCCGAGCGGCCCAACGAGGCGGGCGACTGGGACTTCCAGGTGCGCACCAGCGGCTCGTCGTTCATCCTGCACCCCAACCCGGGCGTGTCGCCGTACCGCGCCGCCGGGCTGCAGCGCACCACGCGCAGCTTCGACGACCCCGGCACCGCGCCGCGCGACAACGACGGCTACACGCGCACCGACGTGACCGTGCAGCCGGGCGAGGTCTACTTCGCGCAGAGCCGCCAGCGCAACGGCACCTGCGGCACGGCGGCCAAGTTCGGCATCCTCAAGGTGCTGTCGGTGAGCGTCGACTCGGGGCTGGTGCACCTGGTGGTCACCAGCAACCAGAACTGCGACGACGAGCGGCTGGAAAACTGATGCTGGAGCTGCGCCAGGTCCGCCAGGACCCCGACGCCGTCCGCGCCGCGCTGGCCCGCCGCGGAAAGCCCGACGAGACCGACGCCGCCGTCGCCCGCGTCGTCGACCTCGACGCGGAGCGCCGCGCGCTGATCGCCGAGGGCGACGAGCTGAAGGCGCGCCGCAACGCCGTCTCGGCGCAGGTGGCCGAGCGCAAGCGCGCGAAGGAGGACGCGGCCGACCTGATCGCCGAAACGCGGGGGATCGGCGAGCGGATCAGGGAGATCGATACGCGGCTGCGCGAGGTGGAGGGGGAGATCGAGTGCATCCTCCTGCGCGTCCCCAACCTTCTCCACCCCTCCGTCCCCGAAGGTGGGGAGGAGGCGAACGTCGTCGTCCGCGCCTGGGGCGAGCCGCGGGCGCTGGGGTTCGAGGCCAGGCCGCACTGGGAGATCGCGTCGGCGCTGGGGATGCTCGACCTTCCCGGCGGGGCGAAGGTGGCGGGGAGCGGCTTCCCCGCGTACCGGGGGATGGGGGCTCGGCTGCAGCGCGCGCTGATCAACTTCTTCCTGGACCTGCACACGCGCGAGCACGGCTACACCGAGGTGGAGCCGCCCTTCCTGGTGACGCGCGAGTCGATGCAGGGGACCGGGCAGTACCCCAAGTTCGTGGAGGACGGCGACGCCTACGAGCTGCCGGAGGACGGGCTCTACCTCGTCCCCACCAGCGAGGTGCCGCTGGTCAACCTCCATCGCGACGAGATGCTGGAGGCGGAGCGGCTGCCGGTGGCGCTCACCGCGTACTCGCCCTGCTTCCGGCGCGAGGCCGGCGCGGCGGGGAAGGACACGCGCGGGCTGCTGCGGCTGCACCAGTTCGACAAGGTGGAGTTGGTGCGCTTCGAGCGCCCCGACGCGAGTTGGGACGCGCTGGAGGCCATCACCGGCCAGGCGGAGAAGGTGCTGCGTCTCCTCGGCCTTCCCTACCGCGTCCTTCTCCTCGCTGCTGGGGACACGGGGTTCAGCGCGGCCAAGACGTACGACCTGGAGGCGTGGGCGCCGGGGGTGGGGAAGTGGCTGGAGGTGAGCAGCGCGTCGAACTGCACCGACTTCCAGGCGCGCCGCGCGAACATCCGCTTCCGCCCCGAGCCGGGCGCGAAGCCGGAGTTCGTGCACACGCTGAACGCCTCGGGGCTGGCGCTGCCGCGCACGGTGGTGGCCATTTTGGAGAACTACCAGAACGCAGACGGCTCGGTGACGGTGCCCGAGGTGCTGCGCCCGTACCTGGGCGCGGACCGGATCGCCTGACCCGCGCGCCCGCCCGGCGGACGCGCGCCCCCGACCACGCGGACGCGCGCGTCCGCCACCCCCGCAGCCTGCCGTGCCGGCCTTCCGCCTGAACCGACGGCACCTGCCCACCGCGCTGGGGCTGCTGGCCGCGGCCACGCTGGCGTGGTATCTCCTCTACAGCCAGTTCCTGGTCCGCGAGATGCGCCACGAGAGCGAGGTGCACTCGCGGATCGTGGTGCGCATCCTCACCGGGCTGAACGACCCCAGCCAGGACGCGCCCATGCGCACCCTGCTGGAGCTCAGCACCGAGGTGCAGGACCTGGACTTCCCCATCGTCTACACCGACCAGGACGGGATCCCGGCGTTCGCCACCAACCTGCCGTTCGAGGCCGACCTGGCCGACTCGGCGGGGGTGGTGCGGGTGCTGGAGTACGCGCAGGAGCTCAGGCGCCTCAATCCGCCGATCGTGGAGCCGGGGCTGGGGACCATCTACTTCGGCGACACGCCGACCATCCGCCGCCTGCGCTGGATTCCCTGGCTGCAGGTGAGCGCCATGGCGTGCCTGCTGTTCGCCGCGGCGTGGATGATCCGCCACAACGCGCGCACGGAGCGCGAGCGCATCTGGGCGGCGATGGCGCGCGAGAGCGCCCACCAGATGGCCACGCCGCTCTCCTCGCTGGCCGGGTGGGTGGAGATCCTGCGGCTCCCCGAGGAGGAGCGCGAGGACATGGCCAGCCTTCCCGCGGTGGCGGCGGAGATGGAGGCCGACCTGGACCGGCTGGAGAAGGTGGCGCGTCGCTTCGAGTGGATCGGCCGCCCGGTGCAGAAGGAGCCGGTGGAGGTGCGGCCGCTGCTGCGCGTGCTGGAGCGTTACGTGCGCGTGCGCCTGCCGCAGCTGCGCCGCAGCGTGGAGATGCGCGTGGAGGTGCCCGAGGGCGTGCCGCCGATCGACGGGAACGCGATCCTGCTGGAGTGGGCGCTGGAGAACCTGATCAAGAACGCGCTCGACGCGCTGGCGGGCTCGGGCGGGCAGATCACCATCGAGGCTCAGGCGCCGTCGGAGCGCACGGTGGAGGTGCGGGTGAGCGACAACGGGCCGGGGGTGGCGCCCGCGGTGCGCAACACCATCTTCGAGCCGGGCGTCAGCACCAAGCAGGGGGGATGGGGCGTGGGCCTCTCGCTGGCGCGGCGGATCGTGGAGGACGTGCACGGGGGGCGGCTGTACCTGGCCCCCACGGAGCGCGGCGCCACCTTCGTGATGGTCCTCCCCGCCGCCGAGCGCGCGGCCACGGACGCGGACAAGGGGCCGGGACTGGGGATCCGCGCGCGCATCGGGCTGCCGTGGGGCGCCAAGCCCGACGCGGGGGCGGACGCCACGGCGGGGGATGGAGCGGCTCCCCGGGATGCCGCGGGCCGCACGGGGACGTCGCACGACCGGGACGCGCCGGGGGACTGAGCCGCGTGCGGATCGGCGCGGGTGGCGGGCGCCGGCGCGGTGATCCCCCCCACCCCCGGCCCCTCCCCCACGAGGGGGGAGGGATGGGGGAGGGGAGACCTCAGCGCGGGAGCCTGTTGCGGCGCTGAGTGCTCCCCCGCTCCCGCGCAGCGGGGGAGGGGGTCGGGGGGAGGGGGCCGCCCGCGGCCGCGCGAATATCCGCAAATCCGCGCCTGCGTGAGGGATGCGCGCCCGGAGGGCCGGGACACCGCCGCGCGTGCACCGTCGCCGCGGGGTTGCGGGAAGAATGGGCGCGGCGGGGGCCCGGCGCCGTTGGGCACAGTAGTATCGTGCCCTACGGCGCGCGCAGCCCGTTTGGGCGTCTCAGCGCCCAACACGCCCAAACCACGCAGTTGCTGTTCCTTACGATCGAGAAGTCAACCCGGATCTGAATAGAAGACGGACCGATGGCGGTCGACCTTTCGCACCTGAACCCCGAGCAGCGCGACGCGGCCACCCACTTCGAGGGGCCGCTGCTGGTGCTGGCCGGCGCCGGCTCCGGCAAGACGCGCGTGCTGACCCACCGCATCGCCTGGCTGATCGACGAGATGGGCGTCGATCCGGCCTCGATCCTGGCGCTGACCTTCACCAACAAGGCGGCGGGGGAGATGCGCGACCGCGTGCGCAAGCTCCTGGGGAAGGAGCCGCAGGGGATGTGGATCGGGACCTTCCACGCCATCGGCGCGCGCATCCTCCGCCGCGACGCGCCGCGGCTGGGGTGGACGCCCGGCTTCATGGTGTACGACGCGGAAGACACCGAGGCGCTCACCAAGCGCATCGTGCGCGACCAGCTGAAGCTGGACCTCAAGCGCTGGCCCCCGCGCGCCATCCACTCGGCCATCAGCGCGGCCAAGAACGAGCTCACCGGCCCCGAGGCGTACGCCCAGGCCGCGCGCGACGCGTACGAGCTGGTCGTCGCCGACGCGTATCCGCTCTACCAGAAGGCGCTCCGGGACGCGAACGCCTTCGACTTCGACGACCTGCTGGTGAAGCCGGTCGAGCTGTTCCGCACCAACGAGCGGGTGCTGCAGCGCTACCGCGAGCGCTTCACCTTCATCCTGGTCGACGAGTACCAGGACACCAACCGGGCGCAGTACGTCTTCCTCCGACTCCTCGCGGAAGAGCACCAGAACCTGTTCGTGGTGGGCGACGACGACCAGTCGATCTACGGCTGGCGGGGCGCCGACATCCGCAACATCCTCGACTTCGAGAAGGACTTCCCCGGCGCGCGCACCGTGCGCCTGGAGCAGAACTACCGCTCCACGCAGGTGATCCTCGATGCGGCGAACCGCGTGATCTCCGAGAACAGGAAGCGCAAGGGGAAGACGCTGCGCACCGACAACGCCGGCGGCGAGCAGGTGACGCTGGTGGAGTGCGCGGACGAGAAGGACGAGGCGGAATGGGTGGCTGCCGAGATCAACGCGCGGATGGGCGACGACCGCGGCCTGAAGCTGAAGCATTTCGTCGTCCTCTACCGTACGAACAGCCAGTCGCGCGCGATCGAGGAGGCGCTGCGGCGCGAGGGGATGGCGTACCGGGTGATCGGCGGGATCCGCTTCTACGAGCGGCGCGAGGTGAAGGACGCGCTCGCGTATCTCCGACTGGTCGCCAACCCGGCCGCGGACGAGGCGTTCCTGCGCATCGTGAACGTGCCCCGCCGCGGCATCGGCGATGCGTCGATCGCGCGGCTGGGCGAGTACGCGACGGCGCGGGGGCTCTCGCTCCTGGCCGCGGCGGAGCGGGCGGGGCAGATCGACGAGATCCGCGGCCCCGCGGCGCGCGCGCTCCCCGAGCTGGCGTCGCTGATCGCCAAGCATGCCGCGGTCGCCGACCGGCTGCCGCTGGACGAGGTGCTGCGCGGGATCGTCACCGAGAGCGGGCTGATCGAGTCGCTGAAGGAGGAAGGGCAGGAAGGCGAGGACCGCATCGCCAACGTCGAGTCGCTGATCGCGGGCGCGGCCGACCTGCAGGAGCGGCTGCTGGAGCAGGACGAGGAGCTGCTCGAGGAGCTGGCGAGCGAGGGAGCCACCGGTCCGCGCGCGCTCGACCGCTTCCTGGAGCACGTGGCGCTGATCGCCGACATCGACCAGCACGACCCCGGCGCCGACGCGGTGTCGATGATGACGCTGCACAACGCCAAGGGGCTGGAGTTCCCGGTCGTCTTCATCACCGGGCTCGAGGACGGGCTCTTCCCGCTCGTCCGCGCGATGGACGAGCCGGAGCAGCTGGAAGAGGAGCGGCGGCTGTTCTACGTCGGCATCACCCGCGCGGAGCGGAAGCTCTACCTCGCCTATGCCAAGCGGCGACGGCGGGGGCGCGAGTGGATGGACACGGTGCCCAGCTCGTTCCTCGAGTCGCTGCCGAAGAACCTGGTGGACGTGCGCCACAGCGAGCGCACGCTGGAGTACACCAGCGGCTACGCGCAGCCGTGGAAGAGCTTCGCCAGCCGCTTCGGCACCCGGCGCGAGCGGATGGGCTTCGCGCCGCCGCCGCGGCGCGCGGCGCCCGAGGACCCGTCGTACCAGGTGGACTACAGCGACAGCCAGGAGGCGGTGTCGCTGGTGAAGGGCGCGCGCGTGCGCCATCCGCGCTTCGGCGCCGGCACCGTGCGCGAGCTGAGCGGCTTCGGCGCCGACGTGAAGGCCGCGATCGACTTCGACGCCGAGGACGTGGGCCGGAAGATCGTGGTGCTGAAGTACGCCAACCTCGAGCGGGAGTACGATTGATCCGGTCGCGCCCCGTGCTGCCGGGGATCGTGGCAGGGGGCGGGCGGATGCTCATCGATGGGACCTTCGAATCATGAGGAGAATCGCGTGATGATGACGAACCCATGCCGCTGCCTTCCAATCCTGGCGCTCTCGGCCGCGCTTGTCGCCTGCGGTGGGAC comes from Longimicrobium sp. and encodes:
- a CDS encoding roadblock/LC7 domain-containing protein — its product is MSELDQALDRIRSHDGVEHVLVLGRDGLLIQHAGHRPLDADTVSAMVPGIAMSAESLGQASGLGPASTVVVRLDEGVAVVQALSDEVLLAVLLRGGVGFAPLLRELGEGRQSLAALV
- a CDS encoding MBL fold metallo-hydrolase gives rise to the protein MRVTVLGSGSRGNAILVEADGVRLLVDAGFSGRDLERRLDAAGVDPSTLTALLITHDHGDHTRGMGVAARRWGVPLHLTDLTRNVCRELLDGSEDVRPYTSAAPVEIGGLMVTPFLTVHDAVDPVAVTVTEIETGEKLGIATDLGRATATVRHALTACHVLILESNHDELMLRQCHYPWSVKSRIGGSHGHLSNRAAAELVRELFHDELCAVVLAHLSEAANDPALAHDVVGEALERLRFTGSLAVAPQDRPLETIDVTRLKSLRLPAQMSLF
- a CDS encoding UvrD-helicase domain-containing protein, coding for MAVDLSHLNPEQRDAATHFEGPLLVLAGAGSGKTRVLTHRIAWLIDEMGVDPASILALTFTNKAAGEMRDRVRKLLGKEPQGMWIGTFHAIGARILRRDAPRLGWTPGFMVYDAEDTEALTKRIVRDQLKLDLKRWPPRAIHSAISAAKNELTGPEAYAQAARDAYELVVADAYPLYQKALRDANAFDFDDLLVKPVELFRTNERVLQRYRERFTFILVDEYQDTNRAQYVFLRLLAEEHQNLFVVGDDDQSIYGWRGADIRNILDFEKDFPGARTVRLEQNYRSTQVILDAANRVISENRKRKGKTLRTDNAGGEQVTLVECADEKDEAEWVAAEINARMGDDRGLKLKHFVVLYRTNSQSRAIEEALRREGMAYRVIGGIRFYERREVKDALAYLRLVANPAADEAFLRIVNVPRRGIGDASIARLGEYATARGLSLLAAAERAGQIDEIRGPAARALPELASLIAKHAAVADRLPLDEVLRGIVTESGLIESLKEEGQEGEDRIANVESLIAGAADLQERLLEQDEELLEELASEGATGPRALDRFLEHVALIADIDQHDPGADAVSMMTLHNAKGLEFPVVFITGLEDGLFPLVRAMDEPEQLEEERRLFYVGITRAERKLYLAYAKRRRRGREWMDTVPSSFLESLPKNLVDVRHSERTLEYTSGYAQPWKSFASRFGTRRERMGFAPPPRRAAPEDPSYQVDYSDSQEAVSLVKGARVRHPRFGAGTVRELSGFGADVKAAIDFDAEDVGRKIVVLKYANLEREYD
- a CDS encoding response regulator — protein: MTDASASEPQVRRVLVADDEPHIGHIIRLKLEQGPYQVVLVSDGEEALEHLRGDEPIDVVLLDIMMPRATGLEVLEQARAMPHRRETPVIILTAKGQDADRRQALELGATDFFTKPFSPKKLLARVDELFGAPAAPGDE
- a CDS encoding sugar phosphate nucleotidyltransferase: MQTTSTPATPPPVPHLWTVILAGGVGSRFWPVSTPARPKQLLPLASERPLIRDTVDRIVPLVPQERLRILTGAHLADPILATLPELGPGNLLLEPAARGTAPVLAWAAAEIERRDPDAVMVSLHSDHVIHPPEAFRALIARAAELAAGHRRLFTIGAVPTRPETGYGYVRLGAELPAPADAPRGEPGYEVARFVEKPDRATAEGYVASGEYLWNTGLFVWRASDLLDEIERVSPELAELVPIVREGGMEEFFARAPTISVDNAVLERSDRVGVVRATFAWDDVGAWDAVARTRGIESPGNCLVGEAYAVDAAGTTIYAEDGPVVAFGVEDLVIVRTHGITFVAHRDRSPDLKALLAELPEQLRNL
- a CDS encoding putative sugar nucleotidyl transferase; translated protein: MPLSLILFDDEVSALWEPFALTRPGGELVFGAMTLRERAERVFGARCIVHLAPDHLRGFEEAGAPLVLGYGDAPAEGDRLFISARAVPAWGSGEAWMQRRGGAGALLVGDEVVGWFAPEGTPGPDAEFFRRPGAIVDRTGAVVLAGKTLGRVWELMSLTPAQIAEDVAGLFPGAATPQLPAGVHLLGPHPLIVGDGVVIEPGVVFDTSDGPVWLDDRSHVRAFSRVAGPVYLGRGSIILGGSVEQASIGPVCRIRGEFAESVAVAYVNKAHDGHIGHAYLGAWVNLGAETTNSDLKNNYSTIRLWTPEGEVDTGEIKVGSFLGDHVKTGIGLLLNTGTVVGAGSNLFGAAMPPKYVPPFSWGTGEDLTAYRVDKFLEVAERAMARRKVTLTAGARAQLERAWQRSRGGEEKS
- the serS gene encoding serine--tRNA ligase, giving the protein MLELRQVRQDPDAVRAALARRGKPDETDAAVARVVDLDAERRALIAEGDELKARRNAVSAQVAERKRAKEDAADLIAETRGIGERIREIDTRLREVEGEIECILLRVPNLLHPSVPEGGEEANVVVRAWGEPRALGFEARPHWEIASALGMLDLPGGAKVAGSGFPAYRGMGARLQRALINFFLDLHTREHGYTEVEPPFLVTRESMQGTGQYPKFVEDGDAYELPEDGLYLVPTSEVPLVNLHRDEMLEAERLPVALTAYSPCFRREAGAAGKDTRGLLRLHQFDKVELVRFERPDASWDALEAITGQAEKVLRLLGLPYRVLLLAAGDTGFSAAKTYDLEAWAPGVGKWLEVSSASNCTDFQARRANIRFRPEPGAKPEFVHTLNASGLALPRTVVAILENYQNADGSVTVPEVLRPYLGADRIA
- a CDS encoding HAMP domain-containing sensor histidine kinase; this encodes MPAFRLNRRHLPTALGLLAAATLAWYLLYSQFLVREMRHESEVHSRIVVRILTGLNDPSQDAPMRTLLELSTEVQDLDFPIVYTDQDGIPAFATNLPFEADLADSAGVVRVLEYAQELRRLNPPIVEPGLGTIYFGDTPTIRRLRWIPWLQVSAMACLLFAAAWMIRHNARTERERIWAAMARESAHQMATPLSSLAGWVEILRLPEEEREDMASLPAVAAEMEADLDRLEKVARRFEWIGRPVQKEPVEVRPLLRVLERYVRVRLPQLRRSVEMRVEVPEGVPPIDGNAILLEWALENLIKNALDALAGSGGQITIEAQAPSERTVEVRVSDNGPGVAPAVRNTIFEPGVSTKQGGWGVGLSLARRIVEDVHGGRLYLAPTERGATFVMVLPAAERAATDADKGPGLGIRARIGLPWGAKPDAGADATAGDGAAPRDAAGRTGTSHDRDAPGD